The genomic DNA CCTTCAACAAACCTCGCGACTTCATGTCCTTGATCAGACCCGCCGTCGGCTTATCGAGGATCGGGCAGTGACGTTCATAGTCCGCCTGCAAAGTCTTGTGCGCGTCCCAATTCAACAAGCCGTCCACGCCCGACGCGCGCGAGGCGCAAAACAGATGCACATAGCGAACGTTGCGCTCCAGCAGCCGCCGCGCCAGCAGGCAATTGCGTGCATACGAGGCAATCAGCGGATTCGCGTCGTCAGTGCCATACAACCTGTGCGTCGCCGCGCTTTCACGGCTCAGATCCGAAACCTCCGGCGCCGAAAGCTGCATGCGAGCAGCAAGTTC from Candidatus Hydrogenedentota bacterium includes the following:
- a CDS encoding DUF1501 domain-containing protein, producing TAGFLPAQHQGIAFNAAEAIQNLKRPETVGEAEEQATREFLGVLNRNHIQRHAGNSDLSARVAAYELAARMQLSAPEVSDLSRESAATHRLYGTDDANPLIASYARNCLLARRLLERNVRYVHLFCASRASGVDGLLNWDAHKTLQADYERHCPILDKPTAGLIKDMKSRGLLK